The following nucleotide sequence is from Anopheles stephensi strain Indian chromosome 3, UCI_ANSTEP_V1.0, whole genome shotgun sequence.
TTTTACGGCCTAGTGTTACGGCATGCTGCTAGTTGTACAAGCAACAGCCAGCTCGCTCACCTTTCCACTTTGTCCACACAAGCATCCTGATAGTCGTGGATCCAGCGTATTCCATTGAAGTGGCACACACCGCGCATGTCTTCGGGCAGCTTTTCCGGCTCCGGCCACTGGAAGTTGTCGATGATCGGAATAATGTTACATTCGGAGTTGAGAGCTGCGACGATTTCCTAAAAAGACAAAGATCTCTTCGTTAGTCGATCCGCACGGCTCGAATTCCTAGTCACCCGACACTTACCCGATGAACCCAATCCTTACACTCGACGTCATCCACACACCGGTTCAATGCGTCCGGTGTCAGCACCAGCAGGAAGTGTCGCGCATGCCGAATGCTCTGCAGCAGATTGTTGTCAAACTTGCCAGCCTCCAATCGCTCCACGTCGATAAACACCGAGAAGCCACGCAGCTCCAGATGCACCTTCAGCAAACTGGCCAGCTGCGACCCATTGCTTCGCCGATAGCTCACAAACACGTCCAAACTCTTCTCCGTGCTTTGCTCCGACCGGAACGAAGGTATCGATTCGTTCATCTTGATCACCTGCAGAATGCGGGACCGGTGGATCGCGTTCGTGATGCCACACGTTGCCGTCAGCTGATCCTCGTCCAGCGTCCGCAGCGATTCAATGTCCACTCCCGCATTCAACATCGTGTACGTGTAGATCGTGTACTCCGGCCCGATGCGGCTCAGGAACGCATGCAGACCATCCGGATCGCGCGAACTATAGTCGGCCATCTTCTTCAGGTTCTGCAGCTCTCGCAAAAACCGTATCCTCAGGATGCCGTTCTTCATCCCGATATCGTTGCACAGATTGCAGTCCTGCATCTGCAGCAACAGATCGCCGTCCACCTTCGAATCGTAAAAGCTCTGCTCGTACTCCCCAAACCCGATCTGCTTCACCCATTCTCGTACATCCTCCGTCGACCAGAGCGGCACCTGTTGCGACAGCTTGTGCGGTACCTCCTCCCCGATCAACCTTAACGCCTGTGCGGCAAACTTTGATGCGATCGCGTTCGGTGAGCTTGCCACCCTGATCAACGGTTCTATCGCTCCAATCTCTTTGAAAATGTTCGTATTGCCCTGCTCCTTCTTGATTCCCGCCTCCATACAGAAGTGGAACGCGGCCAGGTTGCGTGCCTCTTCGCGCTTGGAACTCAGCACCGGCACTAACCGCTGCAGCCAGTGTTTGCTTTGACCGTGGGCGTGCGCTAGGTTCGATTTCGCAAACTCCGACGGATTGTGCGTCGTTACGAACGGTTCGACCAGATTCAGCGTACCGGACTTTATCACTTCGGCTTCGATTTCTTTGTTTGCTACCAGCACCACGATCGCTAGACACGCGTAGTACTTAATGTTCTCGTCGTTGTGGAAGGCTAGCGGGAACAACCAGGACGGAACCTTCCGGTTGATCATAGCCTCCTGGTTTTCGGACCCACCGTACAGCGACAGATTGGCCAACGCTCCCGCACAGTGCCGTAGCGTCTCTACGTCGTTCTTACGGCACTCGAACAGAACCGCATCCAGCCCACCGAGTCGGATCACGTTCGAGCAGGTGTCTTCGCTGTGCTTGAACAGATGCTCCAATATTCCGGTGCCAACGCGCGAATGATCCGTCGCATTATTGCGCGTACAAACGCACGCCACATTTACCACCTTGTCCAGCCCATTCTTAACCACGTGCGTTCGATTCTCGGTCGTCAGACATTGCTCCAGCAACCGGGCGGACGAGAACTGTACCTCCGTATCGTTGTCCACACAGTTGCGCATCAATATGTCCAGTCCACCGGTGTTGCGCAGCGTGTCACACAGGCTGGCCCCGAGCTCGTGTCCGTGCGTCGGTACCGCCCACGCTCGTCGTATGATTTCGTTCATGTGATTTAGCAACCTTGGCGCCTTCTTGAGCTGCTCCGTCTGCTGCAGATTCTGCACGTAGTTCGCCAAATGCTTCGAGTACTTCATGATCGTATTGTCGATCTCTTCCGGCGTATTGCCCAACCGTTCAAAGTCTTCGAACGAGGGAAACTCATCACCGAGCAGTCCGTTCATTGCGGACGACGATGACAGCGTGCTCATCTGGGAGGATGAGCTGATCGTGCTCGTGTTGGACATCGTGAAGGTGGACTGCGTGGTGGAGGAGACGTGCTTTTCCTGGTTAAAGATGCCGCTCGACGACACCGTTTGCTTCTGTTGGGCCTGCGAGATTGCCTTGTTTTCCGCACTAAAAGCACAAGAAGAATCGAAAATTTAGTGTCCAGAGGTTGAGGAATCGAAGGAGGAAGAACCCTCGCTTTGTACACACCTGAAGTGGTCGCTCTGTACTTTGCGACTGTGGGCAGCAATGTTGTTCGCTTCCGCCTGCTGGAAATCACCCATTTTCACCGATCGGGCTTCCTGTGTTTGAGAGGGACGAGAAGAGGATGAGAGGTGTGATGAAACGGTACAATCAGATAAGCTTATCTACGACGCATTGAATCTCACAGTGCAGCCAATAACGAGTGCTTTATCGTAATCTAAACAGACAGTTTTGCAACGTGTAAGTCGCGTCGCGTTCTTAACCACTTCACTCGACTGATCGACGCGAATGGACAGAGTGTGGCACGTTCTACCAACTTCCACACACCGAACAACGGGTTCGATTCAGGGTGGCATTTAATGTAGAATCATCATTAGGGCCAAAGCGCCTCCAAAAACAGGTCTAAACAGGAAGTTGGAACTGGATAAAACTAGCTACTCACGTTACATTACCGCTGTGGACGAGAGGCTCAAAGTACTTCAAACAAACTGCCCCAACTGCGCCGAGTGATAACGTATCACACTCTAGCGCTGATTGTTGTTACATGTGTTAAACTACGACTACCGGCTGTAATGTGCCGGGTGCTTCAAGTCGCGCCTAATCCAAAAGCGATGCGCACACGACTTTGAGACGCCCTCTGCCGGAGAAGCGCGATAAGCCAATCCACTACCAATAGTTTAACAGGATAAATTACCGTCCCCCTCCAGAGTTTATGGTgaataaagtaaaataatgATGTTATTTGCTCTCGCACAGTCTAGAACCACCGCTCTCGAACAGGTGCCTCGTGGGTGAATTATTAATTCGCAGCCATTTTCGTACCTTGAACAGATTCCAGACCCACCAATGGATTATCAAAGCTAAATAAGCGTTCGCTCTATTTATTACAGATGCGCCGATCCGATCATGATCCCATCATCCAGGGTTGCCATTTGAGGCCATTCAGAGGGTCAGAGAAATGTGGACGAGAACCGCCACCAGCAAAAGCCAGACACCTTGTGCGGTGTGTATAAACAATCCCGCTCGAAGAACGACCCGCGGTCCCGTGTTGCTTCAACCAGCCGTCACCGGGTAAATTGCTCATATCGATCAACCCACTAACGTCATATCGAGCCGACCCTCTGAAACTGTAGAGCAGTTTTGGAGCTCGTAAAAGAAAAGTCGACATCCAAGACAAGCGGACTCGTGGCCGGAATGCGCGTTGCGATTTGGGGCGTACATTGTTTGCACTTTTCGGGAGGCTTGTACGATTTTTCTGTACGTCACTTGTGcggtgtgtatttttttttccccctctgtGGCACTATTTTTAGTACAAACGCGCGCGCATTACACCAGATGCTAGTGTTGGTGGTAGAGTAAACGAACTAAACtaaaacacgcacgcacattcTAGTAGCAGTACCTCAGTCACCCTCTGGTGGAGCAACATTTTACTCGCTATGCGACCGTTAATAATGGTATAAAATATTCTATTTGTGGACGACGACCATCATCCCCTGGGCCCATCATCGAGCGGCCGATCTATTTTGGACCCATTGTTTACCGACGGTCAAGGACGTACGGGATAGCTGCCCGTCACCTGCCCGGCTTTTCCACCGCCCGAGCCACGGTTCTCACCTGGGTAACGCTTTCGATCGGTATCTCGAACGTCGTTCGGACGCTGGCCGGACTTCCGAGCGGACTATCGACGACTGTGACACGCGGACTGTTCAGCGGACTGGCCACATTCAGCGTGATGCCATTGCGATGCGAATGAACCGGACTGGTCGATTTGCTTGAGCACGATCCGAGCGGTGATGGTGAGGAACCGGGATGGGCTGGAGGTGGTGGCGACAGTGGAAACTCCACGACCGGACTCGGGGTACGGGTGGGCACAAAGTCTGACTGACCCGTCGAGCGGAAGATGCCCTTCCGGACGGGCCACGGTGCTTGGCTGCACATTGCCGAACCAGCCCCTTTTGCTTGATCGGTTACTTAATCGCGATCGCTTCGTACGGATCGACGATCGAGAGTCTGTTACACAACGTGTGACCCTTGAAGGGTTTGAGGGCTGCACACACCGCTTACGTTACGATCGTTCGATTGAGGACCGTTCATTCATGAAAAATATCAATTCGACAGTGACACGCACTGTTGTAGCGTGAAAGGACACGCGTCACTGATGTCACTCTGGCTTTTATGGCCGCCACGTACACCTCACCAGTCGCTGCCGTTCGGTTTCACTCAGAACAGCTTCAGAACGCACTAGAAATTCACGCCACCAAATTCAAATTGcggtttcgttcgttcgttttactacttttttcttttactttcgtTCGTTTTACTCGACCGTCGTCACACGCTGCGCTCGATCGTTCGCTCGTTTGTCCGCTCGTCGACTGACGCCCGTGTCGGACGATCGCGTTGTATTAGGCGAACAAAACGGCCGTTCACAGCCGAAAAACCCACACAAACGGGCTGGTTGTTGTAGGGAAAAACTTTACCGCCGCCGTGCGCGCTCACCGACAGACCAAGACAGACAGAGGGCCTGCGAGAGAACTAACAGTGCACGCATACGTACACGCCGGGCCGCacttggtgtggtgatggtggattTTCCGCGAAAACTCATTTCGCGCCTCCTCGGTACAACCCGGTGGgaatgggaaaaggaaaagtttattggcactcctcctccaccaccaccgtccgtAGACGTCCCTCCAAAGCTGGGAGAGTTTTCCACCGATTGACGTCTGTGACATAAATCAGGCAATGCTTCAACGTTTGTTCTGCAGGGAGAGCAGGGAGAGAACCGAGAGCTGGCAAAATATGGCCTACCACCATCGTCGAAACGCTCGGTTGTGCGTTTTGAATCGATCGGAAcataaattgtttttatttggcCCATCGCTACGTCACGATCGCCGGTACGATCAAACGGTGGCCTCAACATGCATCATTGTGGAGATGATTTCGATTCGAATTTCGTTCAAGAGTACTTGAAAGATAaggaagagtttttttttgtctgggGCTGAACCacatcgttttctttttgcgacTCAGACAACTCGATTATGACGGTTGGGAGTCAAATTCTACGACTTTGAGGACATGTGCACTACTGCGACCTTTTGTGTCCTTTCGAGTACACCACGTCTGTCTTTCGATTTGAACCCTTCCAAACTTCACACTCATACCTCACAAAGGCTCTCACCTGGTGGTCCACCACTAATTGCTTAATCACCGTAAAATATGACGAGCGTGTTAGCCCCACAGGGAGAACATAAGCAAATCCCTTTTCGTGTGTACTAAACTCGCTCGAACGCTATTACAAACAGTAAGCGCGCACAGTGCGACGTGTCCGTCTGAAGGTCATACGTGGCACGACGTTCGCCAAAAGGGAAATTAACTTCAGCAAAACCACGCACACTTTCTCATCAACAACTATTCCCAAACAAACGGCTCACTACAACATTCCAGCACGGATCCTTCCCGACCTCGTGGAGGCAAGAAAAATCAATACACGCAGACCAATATTTTTCGGTGCAACTAGTACAGaacgtttgtgtgtttgttgtgctaCGTACCGTATCAGGGTGGTTCGATTTTCCACCCGTTGCCGTGGTATGATCCTGTCCCTGACACAGCAACCGATTGATTAACACTCGCCCGAAGGTGTTCGGTGTACGCGATGCATCGATGGTGCACCGGTGCAATGCTGTGGGTTTTAGCAAACCAGTGCGAATTACGTAACGCGTCACAAACATCCTAATCACATGCTAACAGATTGGACGATAAGCACGAGCAACACGAGACCCACCAACATGGCTTCTCACATTCCTGTACTGTCTTGCGTCTATGACATCACTCTGGTACCATATGCCATGGCGAAAGAGGattcacccacacacacacacacacatgaacacAAGTATAAGGTCTTCGAACTCGTGCTCTTTCCTCTGTGAAGGATTACTGCAGTAGGACTACATCTTTCTCCAAAGAACACACGAGAACTAATCGTGTGGACGCACCAACCGAAGTTAGGGAGAACCGACGAGCCTTTCCACTGACTCATGCCAGGAATGCGCATGTCCTGGATTTACTGCCTTTTTGACATTGGCAGGTTGCATGTTGGACACACCAAGTCCACAGTGCAGTACCGACGAAATGACCTAGCCAACACTAATCACTGCACACCCGAAACCCCTCAATCGATGGTGGCCTTTACGCGCCGACTTGTACTAAAATTGTACTAAAAACACTAACCTCCACCCAAACGTGCCCGCTTTCGTTTTTAATCCTACTGTGTCGCTTCATTAGACGAATCTTCGCTAGCAAGTGAATCACCCGAGCTGCCCGAGCACGAGATGTCGAAAAGCGCAATAACAAACATCATCTCCCGTATCGTATGCATATAGACTGGGACAGACTGGGGCTGACTCATCGCCGGCCGGTTATCTCAAGCGACTGACTATTTTTGCATCATAAATCAGAGCACTCGCAAGGTTCCCCTGCCTGTTCCTCCTGTCGGTTTGATAGCACCACACCACCTTTCACCTACCTTCAGTATGGCACCCTTCTCTTCGGCCGTCACACCGTTCACCTCCATCCGGCTACTCATCGCGGCCAGTGCCGCCTGCTCCTGGTACTGTAGCTCGCCGGCCTGCATCTTCTTCGACTCGGCCGAATTGATAGTGGCCTGCTCGCTGCTAAACCCGTCCGTCATCACCTTCGTCTTCGACTCGGAGGTCATTTTCTTCTGCTCGAACTTGACCGTATCGACCGTACCGGCACAACCGTTCACCAGTGCCTGATGGTGACCGTTCGGGACGAGCAGGCCACTGCCACCGTTCGCACCGAGTGGTTTCAGCGCCGATGCCATGCTCGTGAGATCGTCATCGTTTTCCGAGTCGGGGAACGTTACGAGCGGATCCGCCTGCGGATCATCGAGACTGTCCATCGACGAGCGAAGTCTGCAAGAGTAATTAACAGGAACAGGACATTAGACTCTCGGAAGCAAATAGATCCAAAAAACAAAGGTATATTACCTCTTCTTTATGTCGTTGATGTTGGCCGACATCTTGCGTTGCTGCAGATGGTTCGCGAGAGCGGACGATGATTTCATGGACGAGGATGAGGTGGTGGTCGATAGATTCTGCGAggtactgctgctgtggcCCATCATGTTTTTCATCTCGGCCATCGAATTTTGCATCTCACCGAGGCCTTGCTTGACCGCGGCGGCGgatgtggtgctgctgctggaggaggACGTTAGGGATGACATGCGTTGCGTGGAGGAGGAACTCTTCTCCACATGCTTCGTGGTCGTGCTGGAGGAAGACGTCGACGACGACAGTTTggagcttttgctgctgctcctgctgctgtttAGTAACTGTTTGtggggaaaatgaaaataaaacaaaaaaatacaaattaaatCCTTTCGTCAAGTGAACACGCCCTATGCAAATGTCACTAATCAAGCCTTCAACACCAACCGCTCAAGTCCCGTGTGAAAATCATGGGAACCAACGGTTGGCTATTATCACCGCTAATTGATAGTATCGCTGTATGATGAATGAATGCATGAATGAGCACACCTTCTGGAATGGCACACCGATAGCAGACGGCGGTATGTCAACTTCGCTGTCACACGAGTGGCCGTGTGCCGCCGGTGCTAATTTTAACAATGCGCCCGATGACTAACCTCACCGGAAGTCGTACTTTTATTTACATCGCTGTTCATACCCCAACTGTCTCGCTCTGAGTGGGCTGAGTGGGTCTGTGACTGTAGGTGATGGATCTTATCAGCAATAAAACGATTCAAAGTATTTCTGGACCGCGAGCGAACGGCGAAGGTATCGTTAAATAATGGTAACAGAAAATCAAGTATTGTGTTATCAAAATCTCATCTACCACACGATCAAACAGGTGTGTCTCACATTACCGGCACAAACAAACTCGACTCGAGACAGTTAGTGTAAACATTGCTCTGGTTTACGATCCGACTCCTCGATGAACCAAACAGCACGTATCTAACCCATATCTAAGCGATTCGGAGAGCTTGTGATCGTTAGCACGTTTCGTTCTCGAGAGTTCTAGCAGCAAGCGTGACAATAGTAACCGAAAGCCACGTACAAAACGTCCAAGTCTTCACCCCCAGGACTCATGATCGCTAGCAATAGTGCACTTGTGGCTTCAAAATACGGTTTGATGCTCGCAGCCAATCAACCATGACCACGATTTCACATCTTATTTACCGCTAACCATCGGTAGCATCGCTTACATCAGCTGCCCAACGTGTACAACCTTGGCGAATTTCTCGGAAATGGTTCCAACACTTGGGCATTGTTCCAAAATATCTTTCCCGTAGCGTAGTAATGATCGGGCGGCATTGCACTTGCCTGCGCTCGTTAAGGGTGGTAATACTTAGAAATATTATTAACGATCTTCTTGACCACTTCTTCCCCGTGCTTCTTCAGCATGAACTAATGGTGAGACGACGGtcggaaattatttttaacttttcGCGGACAGTTACGGACACGGCGCACAAACCAACCATACTGCTACTGTTGATTTTTCCGATGACGTTGTCACACCTGTAACAAGGGCGGTTGGTTGCCGGGTTTTATACTGCTCACCTCAACGGAAGCACACTCGGAAGCTGCGAGACACTATTTACACTGTAACGCTCTGCAAATAGTACaagttcacacacacagagcgcaCAAGCACGAGAACAGGAACAGGGCCTTCTGAGTTCCGGCAAGatattcgtttcgtttcgttttctgtttttcgaTCGCGTATCGATTGTGCGTTATCAAAAATCGTCACTTTTCGTTCGAGGATTGCGTTCTTCCTTCACCAATTCGCTTTAATATCCGTAATCGCACCACTAGAGGATGTTGGATGTTGGCTTAAGAAAGTTCGAATCccgtttcgtttcggtttcgggtgcAAGCGTTCGATCGCGTCCGCGCGAATGTCGTGCtgatcgttcgttcgttctagcagTACTGATGAGAACGGTGGCCCAGTGTGTCACGAACCATGTCAGCCGGCTAGAGGAAAACTCTGTCGTGGGTTTGGATcggggtttgctttttttctgtcttctTTCTTCCTACGGTTTATTTGCACAACACGACCGATTCCGCGCGACTAAACTGTCAACGACACGCGGCGGCTACAGTGACGGTGAAAACATTCGCTTTAGAACATTTTCTTGGTTGAAGGGAATGATCGTAGGGTTTGGGTTTTAAAGTTGGTTAGAATTCAACTTTAACCAAATTTCACATACTTTTATAGTACTGATGGATCGTTGACTGTTCGCCATATATTGGTCAATACGAAGTAACTGATGCAACTTTTTCAACAACCCATTCAAAGACAGCTCAATGTTTTCTTGCTTGTTGGTAAGCGTATTGGGGACATTCTGGGAGAGTTGCAGACACACAGCCAGAGATCTCAATCCTGCTCGTACGATGAGCCGGTGAGCaggatgaaaaatgtttgccaAAGAGCGAAGAAATGACGCGGAAGGTACTTTAGGCCCTATCCGTTGCTCGGTTTGTTGGGCCGCTTGACGCAAACAACCGTGTCGCGAAACATACGCTCGACGACGTATACGCGAAACATACGACGACGCTCTTTGCGCAGCAGCTGTTCCGGCGAAAATAGATCGCGACCTGCACGCGACAGTTCGGGCGAATCCCACTTCCTTCCCCCTTATTCCAAATGTCTGCAATCCTTGGCGTGCTTTCTTGGTACTAACCCCCCTTTGCGATGCCGCTTTATGCTAACCATCGGGTTCGTTAATGTTGACAAATGGACATGGTACCTTCTTCCTTTACCACGATTGCCGATGGTCGCAGCGCTATGACAAGGTGTCAGGAGCAGTTAGCGTACGTTCCTGGCATGTCATGTTCGGGTTTTACTGGTTAATTGTGGCGCTTGGACCTTGTTGGTGAGGATGATTTTTCCCTAGAATTGAGCGTGGAGCGTGGATTGCGTTGGAAGATTTTCCTCAGAAATTGGTTTGAAAGTGTCAGCTATTCTTGGAGATAAATGATTCTGTCGAATTCGAAACAAGACCCAACGCTAAAAATGTCTGAACAGTATAACGCCAAATGGTTGGGGAATCAGAATTAATATGTCATGATCGTCAGTAGAATTAATTCTTAAGCTTAATAAACCATCAAACGATTAATTGCTTATTAAATGGCTGTCAACGATCGTTCAGCTTAATTGTCACTCTAAAGTTAAGACTCGGACATCTATCAACACACGCCagttttgcttcacaatgcaGTATTGTTTAGTGTTTTGTGGGCCACAGATTTCATCAACTAGTCAGTCACTTTCCCCATGAAAGTGTTGACAGAATCACACGCAGATGTCGCAGATTTGAGTTCCTGTTGACAAACACGCTATGTTCAACGGAAAAAGCCATCTTGTTATGACAAAAGCAACAGCCTAAGGTGATTAATAATTGCAAATTTTCATGAATGGGAGCAGACAGTCTCTCTAATTCTACCACCTATTCACAACGTGGAAAACACTTCTAACACCAATCAACTGGTCATTCAACTTCCCATAGAACGTGCCACTCAACAAGCCATGTGCTTGTGCATGACTCAGTTCTCCGAGTTCCCCCCGTCCTACCAACAACGGCCCAGTTGGTGCTCAATGGTTCATTGCATAACGTTGAACCATCCCTATCAGTGGCAAATTAACGCCAACCAGCTCGACCAACAAGCGCGCGATCGCGTAATGTGTCGTCGCGGATGAATTTCTGcgaaatgaaaacatttctctctctccttcgctTGATGTCTGGGATGCACGTATCGATGAATCAGCTGTTAGAGGTTGTGTAGAAAGTGTCGCACAAAAAGAAGACCTCACTGAGCTGCTTCTAACGAATCTACAAGATCGGCCGTACAAAAAGTACGAGCAGCATTGCCTGTCCCCCTTTCCATCACGCGCTTTCTTATTTATAAACTGCATGGCCAATTCGCCATGGCTAACCGTCGCTAGACGCTGATGATTAAGATGATCGCAAGCGACAATCGGGGCGACAACAGAAAAGCGCCaacattgaacaatttatGGACCTTCATCAAGTTCACGGCAGTGGATACGCGCCTGCTGAATCATCGACGTTCGGCGAAACAGCGATTTTTGGCACGTACAGGATGCGCTTGATTTAGAGGTCAATCAAAAGAGATACACGCGCTGAGACGCACAAATTCGAATCGAACACAACAGGAGCTCAGGGTTTTGAGTTGCAAATCACTTcatctttttgtgtgtgtgtgcatgttcgagggtttttttttgttctaccgGTCGAAAGCGAATAATGACTCAAGCACAGTAATCCCCGGCACAGCCAACCTTACCTCCTGTGATGTGGTCATCGAGCTGGTGGAAGTTGCGCTTGCCAGAGATCCGGATGTGGTGGACGCCAGTGGCCCATTTGCGGTGGTCGTGAACAGTGTGTGTAGTGGCTGCAGCGTGGGTGAACCAGTGTCGGCTATATCGGACATCTGCAATGGAACGGTGAGGAGTACAATACATGATCAGGAATGGATGGCAAATAGGTTACATTATTTTTTCACTTAAAATAAAGTATAGAATAAGTGTTAATAAAGGAGAAGATAAATATTTTGAAAGcttttaataatattaaacaTCACACAGAGCAGCTTGAAATGATGGCCAATTGACTATGAAGGGTTTAAACGCTTTGGTTGATTGATTCCCGCATGACCCAAGacatttaaaaatgcaaatgcaacagATCTACAGTGACGGGATGGACTGAATTTTGAATAACAAATACTAGCgcttcaacaaaaaataaaatggttcTTAGTACACAATAGTTCTCAAGAGCGACCCTCAATACGCAATTAAATTGCATCATcattaccaaaaaaaacaacccgttTTACTCTATTCCTGTCGTCATTTTGGATGTTCAAAGTGATAATTATAAAATGGCCTCTTTCTTTGCGATAACTAAGGTGCTAACAACCCAAACGCCCGTGTCGTGACTTTCTTCcttcacacagacacacacacacaattcattATCATAACAGCAGCAGTTTTGTTCATGCCCCATTAAATTGATGAGACAAATGAGTTGCGAGACGCAACAATCCCTTCTATCCAAGGGTGTAGTAATCGTGCTGTAATCGTGTGTTTGTATGGTAATACATTCCCTTGTACTTGTGGGCCGTAAAACGATGCGCTTgaacaatgtgtgtgtgcttatcTGCCCGATAGGCACACGGCAAAATGGGAATTATTTACATGTCAACTTGTGACAGCGGTTAGTGCGGTTAGTTGAATTTGCTCAATGAGTAATAGAACACAAACAGGCAGTGCTGGAGGAGGGCTGGTTGGTTGCAGAACATCGCACCACCTCACCAAGAATGTACTACgtaaacacacacgcgaatGCAAATGACCATCGGTACAATGCTCCTCTTTGTGGCACATTCCATTAGTTACATGAATGAAGCGATGAAGTTGCGGGCGAAATTGGAGATGAAGATGGTACAGAACGGCAAACAGTACACAGTAAGCAGCAGactcgcacacactcacattgaGAAGAAGCGAATGTTGCCGCAGAGACACATATAGTAGCTTTTAAAACATAAATGCTGTTAGTGGACGG
It contains:
- the LOC118510338 gene encoding NAD(+) hydrolase sarm1 isoform X3; the protein is MCAHYQQCKGTSRMNRNSLESARKNFFKSMSDIADTGSPTLQPLHTLFTTTANGPLASTTSGSLASATSTSSMTTSQELLNSSRSSSKSSKLSSSTSSSSTTTKHVEKSSSSTQRMSSLTSSSSSSTTSAAAVKQGLGEMQNSMAEMKNMMGHSSSTSQNLSTTTSSSSMKSSSALANHLQQRKMSANINDIKKRLRSSMDSLDDPQADPLVTFPDSENDDDLTSMASALKPLGANGGSGLLVPNGHHQALVNGCAGTVDTVKFEQKKMTSESKTKVMTDGFSSEQATINSAESKKMQAGELQYQEQAALAAMSSRMEVNGVTAEEKGAILKEARSVKMGDFQQAEANNIAAHSRKVQSDHFSAENKAISQAQQKQTVSSSGIFNQEKHVSSTTQSTFTMSNTSTISSSSQMSTLSSSSAMNGLLGDEFPSFEDFERLGNTPEEIDNTIMKYSKHLANYVQNLQQTEQLKKAPRLLNHMNEIIRRAWAVPTHGHELGASLCDTLRNTGGLDILMRNCVDNDTEVQFSSARLLEQCLTTENRTHVVKNGLDKVVNVACVCTRNNATDHSRVGTGILEHLFKHSEDTCSNVIRLGGLDAVLFECRKNDVETLRHCAGALANLSLYGGSENQEAMINRKVPSWLFPLAFHNDENIKYYACLAIVVLVANKEIEAEVIKSGTLNLVEPFVTTHNPSEFAKSNLAHAHGQSKHWLQRLVPVLSSKREEARNLAAFHFCMEAGIKKEQGNTNIFKEIGAIEPLIRVASSPNAIASKFAAQALRLIGEEVPHKLSQQVPLWSTEDVREWVKQIGFGEYEQSFYDSKVDGDLLLQMQDCNLCNDIGMKNGILRIRFLRELQNLKKMADYSSRDPDGLHAFLSRIGPEYTIYTYTMLNAGVDIESLRTLDEDQLTATCGITNAIHRSRILQVIKMNESIPSFRSEQSTEKSLDVFVSYRRSNGSQLASLLKVHLELRGFSVFIDVERLEAGKFDNNLLQSIRHARHFLLVLTPDALNRCVDDVECKDWVHREIVAALNSECNIIPIIDNFQWPEPEKLPEDMRGVCHFNGIRWIHDYQDACVDKVERFMRAETNGRGGIMDHGSRLHSRQPGDATPSSAIYQRMHSNDSGKSSDKENSRNLE
- the LOC118510338 gene encoding NAD(+) hydrolase sarm1 isoform X7, giving the protein MLLNSSRSSSKSSKLSSSTSSSSTTTKHVEKSSSSTQRMSSLTSSSSSSTTSAAAVKQGLGEMQNSMAEMKNMMGHSSSTSQNLSTTTSSSSMKSSSALANHLQQRKMSANINDIKKRLRSSMDSLDDPQADPLVTFPDSENDDDLTSMASALKPLGANGGSGLLVPNGHHQALVNGCAGTVDTVKFEQKKMTSESKTKVMTDGFSSEQATINSAESKKMQAGELQYQEQAALAAMSSRMEVNGVTAEEKGAILKEARSVKMGDFQQAEANNIAAHSRKVQSDHFSAENKAISQAQQKQTVSSSGIFNQEKHVSSTTQSTFTMSNTSTISSSSQMSTLSSSSAMNGLLGDEFPSFEDFERLGNTPEEIDNTIMKYSKHLANYVQNLQQTEQLKKAPRLLNHMNEIIRRAWAVPTHGHELGASLCDTLRNTGGLDILMRNCVDNDTEVQFSSARLLEQCLTTENRTHVVKNGLDKVVNVACVCTRNNATDHSRVGTGILEHLFKHSEDTCSNVIRLGGLDAVLFECRKNDVETLRHCAGALANLSLYGGSENQEAMINRKVPSWLFPLAFHNDENIKYYACLAIVVLVANKEIEAEVIKSGTLNLVEPFVTTHNPSEFAKSNLAHAHGQSKHWLQRLVPVLSSKREEARNLAAFHFCMEAGIKKEQGNTNIFKEIGAIEPLIRVASSPNAIASKFAAQALRLIGEEVPHKLSQQVPLWSTEDVREWVKQIGFGEYEQSFYDSKVDGDLLLQMQDCNLCNDIGMKNGILRIRFLRELQNLKKMADYSSRDPDGLHAFLSRIGPEYTIYTYTMLNAGVDIESLRTLDEDQLTATCGITNAIHRSRILQVIKMNESIPSFRSEQSTEKSLDVFVSYRRSNGSQLASLLKVHLELRGFSVFIDVERLEAGKFDNNLLQSIRHARHFLLVLTPDALNRCVDDVECKDWVHREIVAALNSECNIIPIIDNFQWPEPEKLPEDMRGVCHFNGIRWIHDYQDACVDKVERFMRAETNGRGGIMDHGSRLHSRQPGDATPSSAIYQRMHSNDSGKSSDKENSRNLE